One Lepisosteus oculatus isolate fLepOcu1 chromosome 13, fLepOcu1.hap2, whole genome shotgun sequence genomic region harbors:
- the LOC107079120 gene encoding C-C motif chemokine 20-like, translating into MTQFKLFAVTVMMLLSMNLFSEQVAAYCCTGYSKSQLPFSRIKGYTIQTVHGICNIRAIIFHTIKNKDVCADPAQKWVMDRIQRLKLKAEALS; encoded by the exons ATGACCCAATTTAAACTGTTTGCTGTCACCGTGATGATGCTTTTGTCGATGAACTTGTTCAGCGAACAGGTTGCAGCCT ACTGCTGTACAGGCTACTCAAAATCACAATTGCCATTCTCCAGAATCAAAGGTTACACAATACAGACTGTACATGGTATCTGCAACATTAGAGCAATAAT ATTTCACACAATCAAAAACAAGGATGTGTGTGCTGATCCAGCCCAGAAATGGGTGATGGACAGAATCCAGCGTCTTAA gCTCAAAGCAGAGGCACTGTCTTAA
- the LOC107079119 gene encoding C-C motif chemokine 20-like, producing MASSNLITVILFGLLTVNLLALHSEAAQGNCCLSYSKKPFPRHLIAGYTIQTVKYRCNIDAIVFHTVKGKSVCANPAEHWVMNRIEWLKEKANQLVQ from the exons ATGGCAAGCTCTAATCTCATCACAGTCATACTGTTTGGACTTCTGACAGTGAACTTGTTAGCCCTACACTCTGAAGCAG ccCAAGGAAACTGTTGTCTCTCATACTCAAAGAAGCCGTTTCCACGCCATCTGATTGCAGGCTACACAATTCAGACTGTCAAGTACAGATGCAACATTGACGCAATTGT GTTCCACACTGTCAAGGGAAAATCTGTCTGTGCTAATCCAGCAGAACACTGGGTGATGAACAGAATCGAATGGCTGAA GGAAAAAGCAAACCAACTTGTTCAGTAA